Proteins from a genomic interval of Sphingopyxis sp. QXT-31:
- a CDS encoding YdeI/OmpD-associated family protein, with protein MSRDPRVDAYIAARQPFAQPILTHLRELVHQHAPGAEETLKWGVPHFVLHGQNLAGMAAFKEHATFGFWRDEEVTGSPRDTGAMGSMGRLATLADLPGDKQMAAWIAKAAVLCDEGKPKRPKAEPKAALDLPGDLGAALSAHAAAQGYWDAFSPGKRRDYIEWVLEAKREQTRAKRIETIVAQVAEGKDRNWKYKGC; from the coding sequence ATGAGCCGCGATCCGCGCGTCGATGCCTATATCGCCGCGCGGCAGCCCTTTGCGCAGCCGATCCTGACCCATTTGCGCGAACTGGTGCACCAGCATGCGCCGGGGGCGGAAGAGACGCTGAAATGGGGCGTGCCGCATTTCGTGCTGCACGGCCAGAATCTCGCCGGCATGGCGGCGTTCAAGGAGCATGCCACCTTCGGCTTCTGGCGCGACGAGGAGGTCACCGGCTCGCCGCGTGACACCGGCGCGATGGGGAGCATGGGGCGGCTCGCGACGCTGGCCGATCTGCCCGGCGACAAGCAGATGGCGGCATGGATCGCCAAGGCAGCGGTGCTGTGCGACGAGGGCAAGCCCAAGCGGCCGAAAGCCGAGCCGAAGGCGGCGCTGGACTTGCCGGGCGATCTCGGCGCCGCGCTGAGCGCCCATGCCGCGGCGCAGGGGTATTGGGATGCCTTCTCGCCCGGCAAGCGCCGCGACTATATCGAATGGGTGCTTGAGGCGAAGCGCGAGCAAACGCGCGCCAAGCGCATCGAGACGATCGTCGCGCAGGTTGCCGAGGGCAAAGATCGCAACTGGAAATATAAGGGCTGCTGA
- the ubiG gene encoding bifunctional 2-polyprenyl-6-hydroxyphenol methylase/3-demethylubiquinol 3-O-methyltransferase UbiG codes for MSTATINPNEAAHFGALAADWWDPHGSSAMLHKLNPVRLAYIRGQIDAHWHSDTRERRPLTGKSALDVGCGAGLLAEPLARMGAAVTGVDAAPENIAAAREHAAGQGLAIYYFAGELADLPNPFVSSEVETRLASAGLPGVSTALDTSGEGKGQFDLVTSMEVVEHVTDPAAFIGELAARLAPGGLMILSTPNRTALSKLLLVEAAERVGAVPRGTHDWDQFLKPEELTKLIEEAGLEVFDRTGLSPSAAKGFKLGGSEALNYLVAARWPG; via the coding sequence ATGAGCACAGCGACGATCAACCCCAACGAAGCCGCGCATTTCGGCGCGCTCGCCGCCGACTGGTGGGATCCGCACGGCTCCTCGGCGATGCTGCACAAGCTCAATCCGGTGCGGCTGGCCTATATCCGCGGGCAGATCGATGCGCATTGGCATAGCGATACGCGCGAACGCCGCCCGCTCACCGGCAAAAGCGCGCTCGACGTCGGCTGCGGCGCGGGGCTGCTCGCCGAGCCGCTGGCGCGGATGGGCGCGGCGGTGACCGGGGTTGATGCGGCGCCCGAGAATATCGCGGCGGCGCGTGAGCATGCGGCGGGGCAGGGGCTGGCGATTTATTACTTCGCTGGAGAGTTGGCCGACCTCCCAAATCCGTTCGTGTCGAGCGAAGTCGAGACACGCCTGGCGAGCGCCGGCCTTCCGGGTGTCTCGACTGCGCTCGACACGAGCGGGGAAGGGAAGGGGCAATTCGATCTCGTTACCTCGATGGAAGTGGTCGAGCATGTCACCGACCCCGCAGCCTTTATTGGCGAACTTGCGGCGCGGCTCGCGCCCGGCGGGCTGATGATCCTGTCGACGCCGAACCGCACGGCCTTGTCGAAGCTGTTGCTCGTCGAGGCGGCCGAGCGTGTCGGGGCGGTGCCGCGGGGCACGCACGACTGGGACCAGTTTCTGAAGCCCGAGGAATTGACGAAGCTGATCGAGGAGGCGGGACTTGAGGTTTTCGATCGCACGGGCCTGTCGCCGTCGGCCGCCAAGGGATTCAAGCTCGGCGGCAGCGAGGCACTGAACTATCTGGTCGCCGCGCGGTGGCCGGGATGA